The sequence ATatcatgaaaagagaaagacgAGACTGTAGTATTGTATGACAGCACAGCCTGACGGgcattttctccatttttttcagattatcTTTGTTCTCcagaagaaaatgttcacaTGATTGACTTCACCAGGTTCAAGATCCGTGACATGGAGACAGGGACAGTCCTGTTTGAGATCACCAAACCGCCAACACCAGGTCAGCTCCGTAtcacaacaaacaagataaaactTTATGGGACAGATTTCAGAATATATTATCAAGCCTGAGTCAATGGTTAGTTACATGTGAGCCAATTGTTTTTATCCCAAAGGGTATTTAACTTGTTAAATGTTGATGCCTTAGGATAAGCAAGTAGAGGCTCAGCAAATTATATATTGAGCTCAAGAAAGCAactttttttctattgtttttgtgtaaatgtcTTCAGCAGGAGGCAGGAAGCACTGCGACCCCAACGCCGGCCGCTTTGTCCGATACCAGTTCACCCCGGCCTTTCTGCAGCTGCGGCAGGTTGGAGCCACGTAAGTTAACCTTCATTGTTCATTTGTACCATCCAAATGAGAATTgaagaccgtgtgtgtgtgtgtgtgtaagagagagagagagatgtgtgtgaaaaagcTGAATGATGCCGTAACGTCACATACCGGATGTAGGAGGTGTGTGGGCGTCAGTGTGGGACGACAGGCTGACGGTGTTAAATGTGAGCACGCAGAGCAGCCCAGCCCACCTGCTGAGTCAGGCTGTCATGGTTCCTGAGTGGTGTTCATCATCAGACTCCTACTCTGTGACTGATTTCAATCCAATCCAGCAACTGACTCATCCACATGAATGAACTCCATGTGTCTTGAATATAATGTGTTGTGTGCCTCATGTAACAGTAAAGGTTTATTTAGCAAAGCGTCTGAgaaaaaattgttgttttggGAAGCCAATTTAAAAAAGGATAattcaggggtttttttttacctttaccTTTTGGGTTTGCATCAGGATTTCTTTATGTCCAAATGGGCAGCCTGATGTACTTGTCTGCAATGGTGGATGACTGTGGACATTTCATGTGGGTGTGCACACTTATGGTTTTACCTGTAAATTAAGTGCGTGATCTGATGAATTTTGTTGTATTGAGGTTGCTGTGTTCTCATATGACAGTAGTTATTTTGCTCAGTACAACGTTATCACTGCCATCAGAAATGGTGGCCAAAACTGAAAAGCAAGATCCATTACAGTTTAGTTTTTCCTAGCTGTTAAATGAATTTTCTCTCTGTAGAGTGGAGTTCACAGTTGGGGACACACCCATCAACAACTTCCGCATGATAGAGAGACACTACTTCCGCGATCAGCTGCTCAAGAGTTTCGATTTCGAGTTTGGCTTCTGCATGCCCAGCAGCAAGAACACATGCGAGCACATCTACGAGTTCCCTGCGCTGTCTGAGGAGATCAGTGAGTGCcacaacacacccacactcagATGTTTTATTAGATCCAACGGGATTTAATTTTGCAGAAACCCTGaatgttgtgtctgttttggcTCTCAGTGCGTGAGATGATTCTGCACCCTTATGAGACGCAGTCTGACAGCTTCTACTTTGTGGACAACAAGCTGGTGATGCACAACAAGGCAGACTATTCCTACAGTGGGGGACCATAGGAtagaccaccaccaccacaccgCCCCTTCACTCCTACCTGTTGTAGACATTTTCTGCCATCCGCATGTACCAATTCAGGCCCAGAAACAGATGAACTGACGGACAGTTCGCTGGCATTAAACACTTGTGTCTCACTCCTGTTAACTACATGAATTTCCATTCAGGTATTCAGCTGCCAGACCAATAGATTTCTCTTTTTGCAGGAACATGAAATTCTGTCGGTTCTATCGTTAGTTTGCATCAGtgcgtgtgagtgagtgtgtgggcagcaaacacatgcagtgtCTGTACATACTGTTGATTTCACTCTGTATATGTGAATCCCACTCAATCATCAGGAAAACACtgattaattttaattttcatagCAGTTAACAGAAAAAGGACACAGTGAGTGTTGTTTGTCATCACTAAGCCAGATGAGGCAGACACACAGCgcgagacaaagagagaaactaGTTAGTTACCCTACAGCAGTTTAATAATAAGTAATCCCTTCAGATGTACATTTATATAGTTTGTATAGGAAtctctttacatttttactCCTGAAGTTTCTTAAATTTATTGTAGCACATACCTGAATGATTCCTCCCATGATCTTGCTCTGCCATCATTCATTTGAATGACATGACCAACAGAAGTGTGTACTTTGTCTATGTGTTGTACGTTTTCATGTTCATAGTACTACTACTGCTTcaggagtattttttttaaacaaatagaCATTTTGAAGCttcaaaacaataacattagCCAAACGTCAAACCAATTTTGATATCCGGTACATTCTCTGTAGTACTGAACACTGTGGATActttaatgatgataaatgttttcagtataaaatgaaaaatgatgtaAAGTTTTAACAACAGAAATTCCATCACCGCAATAAATATGGGATTTTTTCGAAAActtgatgtttgttgtttgtttatccTTTCACAAAACGATGTGACGCACAAAGGGAAAACATGCTAGAAATGACAGACAACAGAGTAATGAATGAGCATAAAATAGAATCAGAATTAGAGCAAACTGAATGgacaacacaaaagaaagaaaacccaGTCAATGTAACATATTCTGCTGGTGCTTTGTTCTTGTTTATCTCTTTAGAATTGAATTTCTTTCAtcagcctttttttccttttgtattgGTGAGACAAACTCCTCGCTCCTTTATCATTATTGCCTAATACAACAGTTGAAATTTATACGGTATCTTCTTAAATACAGTATTAATAATTTCCACAGGTCACAGGTTTGGTGTTTTACCATATTGCAACAATCACTTTAAGAGCACTGATTAAAGATCCCTTTGTTTGAGTTAATAATATGTGTATGATAAACTATTTCAGAGAATtctttttagatttatttaaaaataacactcttcataaacacagcagttcTTGAAACTCAGTAACCCAAAGTGCTAAAATGATATCTGGTTTGTCAGGCTGTTTAATTTAGAGAACACAAGCAGGGAAATATGAACAGAGAGTAAAAGATGTAACTGTTACATCAGAAGACAACTCCTCGTACGAAACAAGCTTCAGGTCACAAAGCCTCTTTGCTGCCATCTTCTGTGACATCAGTCTTACTGCactgtcaccatgacaacaagTATCACCATCCATCAGGCAACCACTGTTAGCAGACGTCATTGTGGACAAATGACAAGTTCTTCCTGTGATGAGAGCCACGGTGgagcaaatgtaaaatatacaacacaatatgtcacagatttgttttcaataaaaataCCATTTAATTTTATTGAACTTCAATTTAGATGTTCAAACCTGCAGTAACAGTGGAAACAGgttgtgaacacaacactgatataaaataaacttttgttACGGTAAAACAGCTGCTTATTTACACAGtcagcagttacagagcaacattgccatttattttgaagtcatgtttgtgttcaccTGGCAAAAGACCAGTATTCAGTCTTTAAGCTTTGTTTTTGGCCTCtgccaactcctgagggaatCATGTGGCTCTTTAGCCACTAAATACTCCACAATGTTCACCAGTTAGCCGAAAACTTCGTCTGACTGTGGGgcaggggattttttttatcactgaaAACAACTGCCTTCTGCCACCTGAAACAGCACTGTGGGAGGGTGAACAAGGACAGTAAAGTTGTTGGTAGGAAGCACATCAGTAAGTTAAAGTCAGGGAGCTGCTGATTCAAACATTAAAAGGGTTAATTAAAATAGTTCACATACCTCATGATAATTCAGATAACTGTACATTTGTTTCAGGCTGCGGTCACTTCATGGTAAGGTGCTTGAACAGAAGACGTCCTCTAACAATTTATGTATGTCTTGtctatgtttttattttggttcttttttttttttttttttttttttggtttttcctGGTCGTATGCAGAGACATGGGGGAGCCAATCACATAtgacacatgacacacatgACATTACAGGTTGGGTACAATCTGGGCAGGTAGCAAGCCAATCACatggcagacacacagagacagacaaccacacaaccTCACACCTATGCTTTAATTTAAAGACGTAAATTAAGCTAACACACACGTCTTTGGACTTTGAGAGAAACCCCACTCAGGTTTGAAACCAGAACTTTCTTgctgaagcagcagcaccaTGACGGTGTGGAGGAATTATTCTGTTACAAATAGACACAcagaaattaaatatgaaaattgcttttgaaaagacaaaataaacaacagggTTTtctttacaaatacatttaaaaagtcattaatTATGACCACGTGAAGTTTGTAAATCACTGTGATAATACAGTTTATAAAAGGTAAACAGCTAAATtcacaaataaattattattaaggaatttaattatgattttaatttaatgagtgtttcctgtttacttttttattcataaaatgtttgaaatcagTATTTGTTAGCTCAACATGGGATATAAGAGgagcactttgtttttaatgtgggaAAACAGATATACATTGAAACAGACAAATAACTGAACGTGTTGGTGACAGTGGATATAAACAGAGAATACCTTAATAACTAGTCCCTCTGCAGAGTCTGTCGCACAGTTATGAACAGAAGATCTGATGGATTAAATAACCACCAAGCTAATACTGTGGCATGAAGCTGCCTGCAATGATGTCTCCCCTTCGGGTTAGCACAGAACTCAGCCAGTCAGGAGGTGTGAAAGGGCCCAGAGAGTCATGTCTTCACATTAAGGAGATGGATGTGGTACAGGAGGTCAGATACCCAGCCAGACTCTCCACCCCTGAATAAACCACAGGGTGCAGTCCATTCAGGGAGCCATGCTGCTCTAAGTGTCGtccactgtctgtgttttcGTTCTcgtattgtgttttttgtcgATGGACGGGAGGAGGTGTGGCGTGCAGGCAGCTGGTCTGGATATGGTGGTTCTGCGGGACAGAAGTAGTGGACAGGGTCGTGTTGGTGATTTGTTGATCAGATACGAGGCTGTCCTCCCTTAACTCCTCCCATAAGTTacctgacaaaataaagaaatatcaGATGTTCAGAAATCACTGGCCAGCAGTGAACAACAGTTCAGCTGCAGTCACTCAGGgacacatttgcttttattaaagataattttaaaaaaacatagaTCAACAGGCATGTGGGAACACCAAGATTAACTGACACCAATAGATTAAAGCATGTATGCAACCCTGCTCACATTActatttcttctttctgacaTCTGCTTTTCACCACAAGTTGTGGCCAACATGCATTTTCAGCTTGCCAAAAggccattttcacagcagacatttttacTTGCTGGTACGTTCAGATGTGTTGGTTACAGGGTTCTGGCATTGTTAATGTTGGCTCACTCCGACACTAATTTGGCACACAGCCACCCCTAATGTCATTAACTGCAcctgtgcttttgtttctttgacacaaaaatgtttccTGTGGTTCATGCTGGTCTCATATCAGCATGAATGAAGGTTTAATCACCACAGTCAAAGCCCACTTTCTCCTGCTTGTTTTCTACCCATCATATTGTCTCTATCTGACTTTGGTACCTTGCAGCTGCAGGTCAGTAAGACTGGGGTTGAGCGTGTCGATGTCACAGCTGGTTTCTCCCTCCAAGGGAAATTCCTGCATGCTCCTGGGGCCAAGGCTGTACTCAGTCTGCAGGGCCGTACTGTAAACAGGCGGCATCTTACCAGCCATGGGTGAGTTTAGACTTCCAGTGGCAGGTGGTTGTCCACCGGGTGAGTACATGGCAAATGAATTGCTGGGCTGAGCAGCGGCAGGGGGAAGGTAGCAGGGTTGCTGAGGTTGAATATGTGAATATTGTGGACGCCGAATGGATAGGCAGGGCAGTTGAAGCTGGGCTGGTGTGCAAGAGGCCGAGGTGGTGCTGTAGATAGGGGCCACTCTGGATAACAAAGCTGGGTTGGTGTAAGGCGGCAAACACCTGTGCTTGTCTGGTTTATCTCCAAGTAGACGATCAAGACATTCTGTAGAAAAAACATGTGTCAAGTGAAGTTTGAATCAAATAAGATGTATTGAAATTACCATCTAGCTTTGATGCATTTAAAGTGCAGGTCAGctcaaaaactgattaaaaggTCAAACGCCTGCACAACACATCTTGATCTTTCAAACTTTTACTACAGTGAATTTATGGTGTTAACAACCTtctaaaacacattattttccTACTTTATTTGCTTAATGTCCTCTCCTTTGGTACTGACATGTTTTGATGGGTTTAGGGGACCTACCCGGCTTCGCCATACTCCGGCGAACAGTGATAGGATCCTTGCGACGCCATTTGTGCAGTTCATCCTGCATTTTCTCCACCTTGGCTGGATTAAGAGCCCACAAGCATCCTTTGCGGGACGAGTTCCCATTTTTGTTCTCCACCTTCACAAAGCACTTGTTCAGGGAGAGGTTGTGACGCACAGAGTTTTTCCATCCATCGGGAGCTGTCTGAAAACAAGGAGTGCAGGATAcgcagaaaatgagaaaaatcagCAAAGTCAGAAGGATTCACCCTCTGGGGACCATAAGTGGCACTGCAAGAACTGGCCAACAAGTCAACTTTAGCACCTGTCTTAAAATTAAACATTACTGTTGATGGTGGTTGGTGTATATGTGTTGCACTAAACAACACTAAATTCACTGAAATCCATATACAGAACACCAAGCCCTACCTTGAGGGAATATTAAAAGGTGCAATAATTTTCCACCGACTGTAGTGTGGAAAATTATTCATATCTGCATGCCATTACAAGTATCCACAGAAGTGAACTGATTCAGAAAATATTTAGGTATATCTCAAAAATCACAGCTTTTGCAAAATACCTTAACTTTTCCCAATGTATCACTAATCATACgcctcattcattttctggcCCCACAGCCCGTGTTTAATGTGACAGGCAGCTGCTTGGAAAGCAGCCATCTATAGAGTGCATTCTTTAATATGAATGGCAAGTCTTTGAGCTCTTTCCAAAGGTGAGTCTGAACATATTTGATTTGTACATATGTGGAAAATGGAAAGTGTAAGATGATCTACACGGAGGTGCAACCCAGCTGGCTAATTTAATCAGTACTGAAGCATAGGGGCATTATTTTATAATGCAACACTATCATACAAGTAGGATATCTCATCCCTGGGACGTCCCTATAAACTACATACAAACATATAGACATACATTGcagatataaataaaaaaaaaacacctccaCATTTTACTTCCAATGCCAGCCTCATGCCTCAACAGGTACAGCTCCCCAGCTGGTCCAGGGCCACCGAGCTACAGGTGTAGCACATTGCCTTTTGCAGTGTGTCATTAATCATTTGAGAGTTATTACTAGAGTAGGCTAATTAATGTCAGCTACAACACAGATGCGGTTTTGGAAGAATTTCTGCTTagaacaaaacactgtgaaaacctaaaaacaaaCCTTTCAGCTACAAAGGTTACAAACGCATTGTTCCACTGGAGCTGAGACTGCACTTTTGTTGGGAGCGTGAAGACAATTTGGATGGGTCTTTTCAGTGTTATACTTCTCAACCAAAACGTTTTTCTGCTTGTGCCACTGTTTTCTGATACAGAAAACAATCAACTGCAATACCTTGAAATATGGGAAGTGTTCAGTCATAAAGCTGTAGATCTCACTGACTGGCAGGCTTCCTGTTTTACTGTTCTTCAGAGCCATGAAGATCAAGATGCTGTAGTCAGAAAGGAAACATTTTTGCATTagcattttattcacattttaggTTTAGTGTGAACAAAACACCTAAATTTTACGGTACCCCACCCATTTTTAACTTCaaccatattttttttcataacacCAATGCCAGATTAATTTGAAGACGTTAATCACATAAGAATTCTAACCACTGACTCAGTATGACCATTTATTAAAGGCAGACAGAAATATAATTATATTGTAAAAGGTGATGCAATGTTACCTGTATGAGTAAATGGGCTTGGGGAAGAGGTGTTGTGTGGTGCTCTCCTGGTGTAACTGAGTGGAGTATTTTGAGCTGTTGGACTGGTCATTGTTAGTGTACTGTCTAGATGAGACCtgtagagaaaacaaacagatgaaataatTACCTGAAATCCAATAAAAGACAGATATGTCATTCAAAGCCACATGCCATATTCTTTCATCTGCTTTGACTGAATCATCGATTCTTAAACTGCTATGATAAAGCTATCACTGTGGATTGCGCTCATGCAGTAGTTTATGATGACCACAGCCACCTTTTCCTCCCAGTATCTAAACTATATGACTCGAATGCTTTTGAAACTTATGATCTTGATAAAGCTAGTATCTTGACTCCCGTAGCTTCTTACAATACCCTTAAATCACAAACCTAAATATCTatcactgatatttttattaatCATCACACACATCTAGTGTTCTTCAAAAATCCTCTATTCAGccgacacactcactcacctgATGTAGAGGGCTTGATGAACTGCAGGATGAGTAGCTTTGAGACCGGAAACTGGAGGGATCTAATGGTATGCCTGGTAATTCTGGGTACGAACTCTGCACATATGAGAACATAAAAGGGAAACCGTTTAAACTCTATTATAGATAGAGAATTATAGAATTCTTTTATGTGATTAATGAATTTTGTGATCAAATGTGGACCTAAAATTTAATTTTGCGGCATAATTTGACACCTCTAAATCTGCAACAACTGATTTTGTTGTGAGCACATCATTGGCATTTTACGTTGATATGGCCGATGTATTAGTACTCCAGGGCAGTAATGATATGATATTGAACTTGAACAAGAGATCTTATGGCCAACTAACAAGTTGCAAGCATAATATTGATATAATTGAGTTTTAAGGTGATACGCTGAAACAGTTCACACATTGTGGTTAAGCAACAACACTATCGTTCATTTggacttgtgtttgtttgaaccTGACGATTATAATACTGTCTAATAGTGGGCAGtgtccatatttattttacttacttactttacttactttactttactttacttactttatcttattttattttgttttaccttattctattttattttattctattattatatgttactcatttTTACGatctatgtatgcaccaatcaccaagacaaatttcttgtaatgtgaaatctcttcacttacatggcaataaagacaattctgattctgattctgattctgattggctgaggggAGGTGCAGACTCAGGTGATTATTCTCATCAGTATGATCATCAGTATGACTGACCCCTTTTAACCTTGTTACCTTGGCTTTACATTCTTTTTATAAGAATACTGATGAAAGTTGCTTGAACATTTGTGTTCAAGTGAATTTTACTGTGTTAGGAAAATGAATTTGACTGAACATATGTGAGGAACCAAGTTTAGTACACCTTTTCACTATCTCTTCTGTATATTCTCTCTTTAAGCCTTACGCTGAAACATCAATATGCTTTGGATTGCACAAAGGACTGGACTGGACCTGGACTGAATTAACAGGTGAGCATAAAATCAGTACCATAAGTCTAGAAACCTGAAAGCTGCAGTTGTACTGCTCCCAAGACGGCGGTGCACTCTCGCTTGAGCCGTGTGAACAAGTGTCAGGGCTGCACGCCTCCTCAAGACAACTGAAGGAAGACAAGCACTGCTGGAGGCAATCCGCGGCTGTCACTGCTCCTTCGCTAAACTGTCGATGGTACGGGTGGAAACGGTCGGAGTCAACGGAGCCTCGTCCTTGTGCTGAACCTGACTGTGAAGTGATGGTCTCATCAGCGCTGTGTCTCCTGCTCACAGCTGTAGTCTTCAAGCTGAAGGTGTTGTTCTCTTGCCGGGTGAAGCAAACGCCCCCAACCTCTTTAGTCTGTTGTGTGATAATAATCAGAGTGGGTACAAATCACTCGAGATGCAGATACTAACTGTTGACAAACCAGTCAGGACTGAGCTCATTGTGTAAATCCTATGTCTCTCTTGACTCCCATTTCAAAAACAAGAAGATGCCAAGATACTTGCTGGGAATCCCCTGAGGCCACTAAAACTTCTCTCCCTCATAGTAAACAGAAGTTTCTCCGCCTTTCATGTACATATACTGATAAAGAAGCAATTAAGAAAGCATGCTTAGTCATTTTATGCTGAGCTACACTAACTGCCTGTCGGCTGCAGCCTCATATTTAGCGGCCATGTGAGAGTGGTACTAATCTAATgttcagcaaaaaaacaaataagtgtaCTTTCCAAATTATAGAGCTATTCCTTAAAGGGTTTGTTGTTAAGTGCTATAGGTTAGTGTAATTACTTTGCCTTAACAATGAAATATTCACcagcatgttaaaatgtttgtccTTGGAAAGGCCATGGAAAGCAAAGACCATTCGTCCATGTACATTCAATTTGTTTCACACcccattcatttttaataccaAAGTCTGTACATAGTGTAGAGCAGACAGCAGGTAGACGTGGCTCGAAGCGTTTGATTTTCAATTGCCAATGTTAcacagaagctttttttttattaaactagACAGCCCTGAGGCATCTCAGTACCTGTGATTCTGCCATCTGCTGGCAGGAGGTCCCACAGGGCACACAGGTGTGTAAACTGGCCTGAGGGGTTGATGCTTGAGACTTGCTGCTACTGGGGTAAAATGGCGGTGAGTCTGACATTCTGCTCCTAggaagagatttttttaaaaaaaagagagagaaaacaggctTAATTTAAGACGAGAGAGAGGAAAATTGTTGATCTTATTAATCTTATTGCTGACTGGCCCAGTTGAGATGAAGGACAGATTTCAAATATTAGCTGCGTCAATTCGAATTAAAGGGTCACACAAAGTAGGAACAGTATGGCATTTTGGGAGATACTTATTGGCTTTTAGCAGGTTGTTAGCTTAGTTTAGTATAGGGaatggaaacagagaaaacctTATAGacagcctggctctgtctaaAGCAAGCTGTCGGCGTATTCTGCTACCTTTGTGCAGAGCCACGGTAGCTGTTTTATACTCAGCCAAGGCCTATTTACTTTTACAGCAGACATGGGAGTGGTACTGATTATCAGCAAGAGAGCATATAAGCATTTcctcaaaatgttaaaatattgcTTTAAATTGTGGAGTCAGCTGACACATGCCAGATATTTTGAGACAGCTGAGATATTTTGCAAGTGAGTTGCTGTATGTTGCATTTGGCACATGACAGGAAGTATATCTTAAGCACTCTGTCACTGATCCTTTGAGATCATATCAACAATTATTTTTTCTACTATAAATCTGCATGATACACTATACTGTGTCTTCTGACAGCATGAGAGCAGCTGAGTTCTTTTTCAGtgacaggtttttgtttttttaaaacaccaGAGTCTGACATTAGTGGATGTACATGAGGCAGGGGTTTATCCGGCTGAGTGTAAAGAAGTGTTATCTGATCCCAGCGGAGGTGACAAACACGTGGCCCAGGTTCCAGTAAAGGTAGCTTTAACCCCGACAAAAACCAAGCTCATTAAAACTGCCAACAAACCATGGCTGTTAGGTCATATAAAGCCAAATAACGCTGAGCCAGAGAAAGTGCAAACAGCCTCTCTtgcagtgagtgtgtatgagtgagagagagaagtagCAATCGTAGCTCTTTCTATTCAGATCAAAGGAGGATCGAGTGTCAAGGTGAAAGTTGAGAGATTGCCTTTTCACCACTGTGGCAACAAGTCCTCTCGTCTGCTTGACAGACACGTTGCCACCAGCCAGAACGCATGCACTTACAGTAAGAAAAGACAAgcctgtggagtgtgtgtgtgtgtgtgtgtgtgagagagagagagagagagagagagagaaatgttcgCATCATTTAGACCATTCGAagaaccttttctttttctttttctttttttggctgttATGGGCTCCTAAAGATGTCAGAATCCGTTTTGTGTGCCTCTCATGTATTAAGACTACACTGGAGTAAAGGAGCTAAGCACCCAATTATTCCAAAACATAATTACCTGttgattgcaaaaaaaaaaaaacaataacaacaatttTGTTAGGAAGGTATTGCCAGTGTCATCGAAGACTCTCTTAGCCacctgaatttaaaaaaaaatattccgtCTGTTGCACaactaaaaaatgttttcaggt comes from Scatophagus argus isolate fScaArg1 chromosome 5, fScaArg1.pri, whole genome shotgun sequence and encodes:
- the unc119a gene encoding protein unc-119 homolog A, whose product is MKVQQGCNSSDMGIPVTTEEELRRNTVITPEDVLGLQKITKNYLCSPEENVHMIDFTRFKIRDMETGTVLFEITKPPTPAGGRKHCDPNAGRFVRYQFTPAFLQLRQVGATVEFTVGDTPINNFRMIERHYFRDQLLKSFDFEFGFCMPSSKNTCEHIYEFPALSEEIMREMILHPYETQSDSFYFVDNKLVMHNKADYSYSGGP
- the foxn1 gene encoding forkhead box protein N1 isoform X2, with translation MSDSPPFYPSSSKSQASTPQASLHTCVPCGTSCQQMAESQTKEVGGVCFTRQENNTFSLKTTAVSRRHSADETITSQSGSAQGRGSVDSDRFHPYHRQFSEGAVTAADCLQQCLSSFSCLEEACSPDTCSHGSSESAPPSWEQYNCSFQSSYPELPGIPLDPSSFRSQSYSSCSSSSPLHQVSSRQYTNNDQSNSSKYSTQLHQESTTQHLFPKPIYSYSILIFMALKNSKTGSLPVSEIYSFMTEHFPYFKTAPDGWKNSVRHNLSLNKCFVKVENKNGNSSRKGCLWALNPAKVEKMQDELHKWRRKDPITVRRSMAKPECLDRLLGDKPDKHRCLPPYTNPALLSRVAPIYSTTSASCTPAQLQLPCLSIRRPQYSHIQPQQPCYLPPAAAQPSNSFAMYSPGGQPPATGSLNSPMAGKMPPVYSTALQTEYSLGPRSMQEFPLEGETSCDIDTLNPSLTDLQLQEPPYPDQLPARHTSSRPSTKNTIRERKHRQWTTLRAAWLPEWTAPCGLFRGGESGWVSDLLYHIHLLNVKT
- the foxn1 gene encoding forkhead box protein N1 isoform X3, with the translated sequence MSDSPPFYPSSSKSQASTPQASLHTCVPCGTSCQQMAESQTKEVGGVCFTRQENNTFSLKTTAVSRRHSADETITSQSGSAQGRGSVDSDRFHPYHRQFSEGAVTAADCLQQCLSSFSCLEEACSPDTCSHGSSESAPPSWEQYNCSFQSSYPELPGIPLDPSSFRSQSYSSCSSSSPLHQVSSRQYTNNDQSNSSKYSTQLHQESTTQHLFPKPIYSYSILIFMALKNSKTGSLPVSEIYSFMTEHFPYFKTAPDGWKNSVRHNLSLNKCFVKVENKNGNSSRKGCLWALNPAKVEKMQDELHKWRRKDPITVRRSMAKPECLDRLLGDKPDKHRCLPPYTNPALLSRVAPIYSTTSASCTPAQLQLPCLSIRRPQYSHIQPQQPCYLPPAAAQPSNSFAMYSPGGQPPATGSLNSPMAGNLWEELREDSLVSDQQITNTTLSTTSVPQNHHIQTSCLHATPPPVHRQKTQYENENTDSGRHLEQHGSLNGLHPVVYSGVESLAGYLTSCTTSISLM
- the foxn1 gene encoding forkhead box protein N1 isoform X1, which encodes MSDSPPFYPSSSKSQASTPQASLHTCVPCGTSCQQMAESQTKEVGGVCFTRQENNTFSLKTTAVSRRHSADETITSQSGSAQGRGSVDSDRFHPYHRQFSEGAVTAADCLQQCLSSFSCLEEACSPDTCSHGSSESAPPSWEQYNCSFQSSYPELPGIPLDPSSFRSQSYSSCSSSSPLHQVSSRQYTNNDQSNSSKYSTQLHQESTTQHLFPKPIYSYSILIFMALKNSKTGSLPVSEIYSFMTEHFPYFKTAPDGWKNSVRHNLSLNKCFVKVENKNGNSSRKGCLWALNPAKVEKMQDELHKWRRKDPITVRRSMAKPECLDRLLGDKPDKHRCLPPYTNPALLSRVAPIYSTTSASCTPAQLQLPCLSIRRPQYSHIQPQQPCYLPPAAAQPSNSFAMYSPGGQPPATGSLNSPMAGKMPPVYSTALQTEYSLGPRSMQEFPLEGETSCDIDTLNPSLTDLQLQGNLWEELREDSLVSDQQITNTTLSTTSVPQNHHIQTSCLHATPPPVHRQKTQYENENTDSGRHLEQHGSLNGLHPVVYSGVESLAGYLTSCTTSISLM